The Dasypus novemcinctus isolate mDasNov1 chromosome 11, mDasNov1.1.hap2, whole genome shotgun sequence DNA window gcccaaagaaactaagagagagAGCAACTTAGCGGGTCATTGCTGATGTTTCCCAAGACTCATTATTTTTCCAGTAATATTTTTATTCAGtattatcattatttaattaagaaaGCATGGAAATGTGATGCTTGTTCTGCTTAAAACTGATGTACTTGCCTTCCAGTCTTTTCAGCTTTTAATGCCCTTAGCTGTACTTGGCAACTAATCATATTTCAAATACTCTACAGATTTTTAAGAGTTTCCATATTTGTTCTCCTGCTTGCTTCCCATCCTCCCCTCACATGGGCAtcactgttttcttctttgtgacTTAACGTGTGAAACTCAGGAGGTGAGCCCCATGCTCCAGGTCACGTGATCTGCCAGATGCAGAACTGGGTGTAGAACCTGAGCTTGCTGGTTTCGGATTGAGAGCATCCCCATTTGGTCACATTTTAAGTATACAGAGCAAAAGAGGAGgcattttcttttccctcccctgaTGGCTTAATCCTCTGTTTAATGTAATGAGTGCTTTCTCAAGGATGGCATGGTTTAAAATTGAGTGCAGAACAAGAAGCATGGTGGGTGGTAAAGCTAGAATTCACCAGACACCCCCTGGATAGCACAACATGTCAtgcaaagaacagaaagagaagagtgtAACTGGAGGCACTATTATTTTATTCCTATAAGTCTTCATTAAAAAGGCATTTTTAGGATGTAAATGGAAAGAAACCAGAACTCTATAAAACCATCTGGCCCGacataagtatattttttatagtATCTTCTTAAGAAAGATCAGAAAAATTCAAGAAGATAAGGAAATAAGCCATGATTTATCATTGCCATACAGTTGTTAAGAGCAAGGATATATATCCTTGTCTTTCAGCTCCAAGGCCAGggtttttcctttgaaaaattaattttgccACTTTATACCTTCTGATACCAAActaattcaaaataaagaaaacaatattgGATTGTAAAAGTAATTGTGGTAGTTGAGAAGGGAATCATTTGACTCGGAAGATTGGGGAGGcttcaaggaaaaaagagaatttaTCAGGACTTTGAAATATGGGCATAGTTTATCTTAGGGGAAAAAGAGGACGGGCAGTCCAAGATGAGGGAATAACAAAGGTGGAAGCAGAAAATAAGGTACATTCAAAGAATACTCTTAGTCCAGTATTCTTAGATTATTTGAAATATGAATAGTTCCAGGCCAACTGTATGATTGACCCAAAGTTTCCACGTGTGGGAATCATTGTTTAGTGTAGCGGGACCACAGTGtctcctgttttgtttcttgCTCCACCACAAAAGTAGAGCATGAGACAATATTAACAGGTGGGACCTAAAGTTAGGAGTTTCTAGGCAGGGATGTGTTTCATAGATGACCACAATTACCTTTTTCAGGCACTGTAGTCTTTGTTTTGCGATAGCTGGGAACACTTCTCTCATCTTTGGTAAACGGGGAAAAGATGCCGTGCTGGATCACAAAAAAAAGAGGACTTCAGAAAACTCCCGAGATCAAAATCAATGGGAATTGCGCGGTATAACCCTGGAGGTTATAAGGGACTGCGATTGTTAGGAGTGAGGAGGAGTCCAAGATCCGGGTTGGTTTAGACTGGGGAAGAAGACGTGTATGATTGGTTGTTAGGTGAAAACGGTCTCTACCTGGGTGGGATCTGACCGCCCTCAAAATCTCTTTTGTGACGTGGCCCATCCAGGCCCCCTTTAAGTGAATGAAGCCTTGGCGGGTGAGGCGCAAAGCCAGTGGCAGCGGCCCCGCGAGCGGAAGCAGGGCCATGGCTGAGGCGGCCGGACCCACTGGCGAGTCCCAGAGCGCTGAAGTGAAAACCCAGCAGCCCGCGGAGaaggggctcagggcccagcagagGCGGGACCCGCGCTCCGTGTACAAAGTGTCGCAGCTGCTGCTCCCGGCCATCGCCTCACACCGAGGGCTGCCTCTGGCCGCGCTCAAGGAGGCGCTGGGAAAGGCGGGCTACGAAGTGCGCCGGAAGAGCTTGCGGCCCTCGGGCCAAGCGGCCCCGCCCGAGGGCAAGGGCGCGCTCCTCCTGGTCTGCGGCAGCCAGGCCGCCGGCTCCTTCAGGGTCTGGAAGGTTCCGAAGCCGAAAAGGGAGCCCACGTTTGAGGAGGGCTCCCGCGCTTCGAGGAAGACTCCAGCCCGGCCGCGGAGCCCACGGAGGCGGCGCCCGCGTCGCCAGGCGGCCAGGAAGGCCGGGCAAGTGTGGAGACGGAGCGCGACGGCGCACGCCCAGGCGAAGAGGGCGAGGCCCCAGACCCAGGACCAGGGCCGTCCCGGGAGCAGGGAGGCGGCGGCGGAGGGGAGCCAGCCTAGGACACGAGCGGAAAAGCGGTCAGGCTCGAAGCCAAAGCAAGAGAAGCACGCCGAGAAGGTGGTGAAACGCACGGTCCGGAAGCCAACGGACCGGACATCCGGCCAGCGGGGGAAGACCTCTGACCCCAGGGCAGCTTGCGCAAAGGCTCCTGCTAAATCGGAGTGTTCTGGGAATGCAACTGGGAATTCCTAGTTTGGGAGCCTCTACTCTCTCCAGGCACAGATGCCGTTCTCACGTTCCTTGAAATGAACGAAACGATTTACAAGACCTTTCCCTGCACTGTGTCTGTTTCCTCTTCGCCGCAGCACGTAGGAGGGAAAGGGTGGGTGTTCAGGTGAGGTGTGTAGGGCAAACAGAGAAGCCAAGCTGAGAGTCTGGTCCAGGAAAGCACCtttcagaaggaaagaagagaacgGGTAGCAGAAAACCAGAACCTTAATGGGAACAGACAGAAGTCATGAGTTAGTGTTAAACACCCTAGCAAATCCAAACTGAGTTATGGGGAGGAAGAAAAGGGCATCACGAGGACAACAGTAGAGGAGGCAATCTTTATGGTAAGTGATTTCACTGATCCAGATTGTTCTCATTTGAAATCCTTTTAGGAAAAATATCTCTTCTCCTGAAATTTATCGTAATGAGTTTGTAGTTTTTGCCTTGAGTTGAAAACCTACCTTAACTTCTAAAAAAATCTTGTATGGTAGTCCTCAGTTAAACGAGATAGTGTGTGAAAGCTTCCAGTAGAAGACTTGGCACCGGGTAGGTGCTCATCACTGAGTTAAATAGGTGTATAAATCATGATGGGATGGGAATGTGGTAGAGCAGCAAACTATACTGGATCAGTTCTTATGAGACCAGGATTCTAGTCAGAGTTCTGCTCCTCTGACCATACCGGAATTATTACTCAACCTTTGATGGCTTGGTTTCCTTCACTGTGAAAAGCTGGGATTGGACTAGGATGATGTTAGGTGATTTTAGGTGTCAGTAAAATAAGAGGGGCTTAACATAATGTAATGGTTGTTGATAAAATTTAATTGTAGGGGAAATACCAATTAAGAAAGTACtgaggagtgaatgtggctcaagcagttgagcacccgctttccacatgggaggcctggattcagttccattgcctcctaaaagcaaaagacaagcaaacaaacaaacaaaaagactcaGAAGAGCTCATGTGGCTTAGTGGTTACACACTGGCCTTCCCACTTAgagaggtcccagcttcaatcaCTGACCCCAGTACATcaaaaaaagaactccaaaaaacaaaaaagcaagcaaaaagaacAACTCCTGAGGAAAAGAGATATGAAGACTTAAGAAATATGAAGAGATAGGGCAGACTTGTAATGAATATATAgatgttttacttttaaaaaaaaagtcatgtatTGAGTACTATGTTCCAAGTATGGTGCAAATAATGTGGTTTCTATTTCTGAGTTCAGAGGTTAGGGACACCATAAGAGAAGTTCCTATGGCATAGGCTATAACAACAATCAGAATACAAGAGTAGTTGAGTCAGGGAAATGACTAGCTGTTTCCAGTTGAAACCAAAGGAGTGGGAAAAAGGGAAGTACCTGGGAGGTGCTTTTTATCCTTAAAGGGGATCATGAAGGTGGGAGGTGGGAAAGTATTAGAATCACTTGGGAAGCTTTTCTGCTGGAGTCTGATATCTTTTgcaaggaggtgggggtggggggtagaacctgtgtgtttaaaagaaaaaaagttcaatATTCGTCCTCTCACGCTCTTAATTGAGAATAACTGCCTTAAGCTAATGGAATGCCCAGCATCAGCAAAATGCTTGCAGTGTGTCTCATCTATAGATGATTTGAACTTTAAACTTTCCCCATACTGTAATTAAGTTATGCATTTGAATTGTCTTTAAGTGATAGAATGGAGCAAACAGAATTAGGAAAAGGGAGCCATCTAAAAAGAGGCAGTGAGacaaacattttcttttgaaCAGGATTAGGACAGAAATATTAAATGCCCTTATGATAGCCAGATATATTGCCCCTTTATAGTCCTGGGATATTTTCACTACAGAACCAGGTGTTTTTGAATTGGAAGGCATTTCCCCCTAAAATAGATGGGAAGGACACAGGCAAAGTTTTGCCAATTTTAGATTTCCTGGGGATCAACACCCTTCTGTTTGTATTATCATGGTTTCTTCATTTAGGCAAACTTAAACCAAATTTGTTGAGTGCCTACTACATGCAGGACCCATGGCAAACAAGGTAGACCCAGACCTTGACGTTCTATAGCTAACAGTGTccatttcaaatttttcattaaGATTTAGGGTCACTGTACCCCCAAAGATTCCAATAACATAAGAAATGTCCCTAACTCATTGGCAAGCTATCCAGATTTTCTGGATCTTAATACCAGTAGTATACTACTTCTGGAAAGAATTCCCAAGAACAACTAACTAATCCCTAGTGTTCATTAATGCTTGCAAAATTCCAGGCCCTGTGCTGGGATACCAAGATGAATAAAATGTAGTTCCCacttttgagtgtttttttttttagtcagagcaaaaaaaaagagaaaaagaaaagaaaagaagtcagTGTGGAAACTATTCCTCAGCTGACCGTTTTACTACCAAGCTTCCTGGGCTTCAAAAACAGCTCAACAATTCTGAGGAGATGGAAACTCCTCCTTGGGCTTTCCAGCTGAACAAATGGAGATAAGGCACCCAAAATGCTGAACAAGCCATGGAGGTAGGGTCGCAACCTGGAATTGTATAAGGTCGGCTCAATTAAAAATGccttgtgggaagtggatgtggcccaactgagagagtgcccgtctaccatatggagggtccagggttcaatccctaggacctcctgacccatgtggtaagctggcccacgtgcagtgctgccatgcgcaaggagtgccgtgccatgcaggggcacccctgcatagggcTGCCCCACGTCCAAGGAGCGAGCCCTGCAGGGAGAGCCACCCCGagcaaaaagcgcagcccacccaggagtggcaccacacacacacacagaggtgatgcagcaaggtgacagcAAAAAAGAGTCGTAGTttcagtgccgccagataatgcaagcagatgcagaacacacagcaaatggacacagagcagacaaggggggagaagaggagagaaagaaagaaatctttaaaaaaaaaaagtcacttataTCGTCTTTGGTGACTTGCCGAGGAGGGAGACAAAGCAGTGACCTTATCATATCAAAGACTCGGTGAATTTTTCTCTTTGCAGTGAGGGGCTAATAACTTCTCCGAGTTGGATACGCTTTCGGAAGACTGACTTCACCAGGCTGGAAAAACAGCACACGGTGCGCCTGACTTCAGCTGACTAAGCACCTTTCAAGCTGCCTCCAGTCCAAAAGACAGACGAGCCCGAGGAAGGCCTCGCTCAGCCAAATCTATCCCATATGAGGCGGAGAGTTGAATGAGAATCAGCGTGAGGCTCCAACTGCTCTGGAAGGCATGTGATTTACCACCAGCACCGGCTGCAGAATTTTCTTAGTCTCTAAGACTAAATGTTCGTCTCTAAGacgaaacttaaaaaaaaattgcatgaaCAAAATTTGGGTTTCAGCTCATAAGGGCAAAGTGAAAAAAGAGCACATAACTTAATAGCATGTCCGCAAGGCCCTGGGAGGAGATGAGAAAACGAGCGTGGATTTCCTGACTGGGTGGAGCTTTGAGAAGAAAGGGGCAGGCACACACGCGCATCACAGAGGGCAGAGCGAAAAGATGATCGACGTGTGGTGGGGGCACAAATgctttgtgttttccttctttctccaggTGCCTGTCTTTGCAGCGACAGAAACCTCTCTGTGATATTGTCTGACTTTATACCGACAGGGCTGAGCTGTAACTACTCACTGTCTATGAGTGAGTCTCTGGTAGACAGGGTGTTTTTTCCAAACCCACAGGtaaaaattcaaacaattttGACAAAAGCTAAAATCCTTCTTGACTGTTCTTCCTACCTCCTCACCTTTCAGTTCTTAATTCCAGGCCCTAGAAAGTGGTCCTTGCCCTTTCAGTTTACTATATATCCTTCCAGgtcttttaatttgcatttacatgCACACATATGTAGGCACAGACACACACAACAAAACACACTTAGAGAAAcgcacagtatttttaaaaataaatttgataatgctGTGCATGTATCCATCTTCAGGCTGATCTCTAACTAAATGTACTTTGGAGACTTTCCTTGCCAGTACAATAGAGaactactttattctttttcactgCTGAATAGGATTCCATAATATGGTTATGCCATGCTTAATCGTTCTCTAATACTTTGCAATTTTATTCTCCACTGATATTTCCATTTTTGTCCCATCTCCAATATTGCAACGAATATCTTTGTACTTGTTCCTAACATCATATGAGCAAGGGTTTATCTAGGATAGATGTGAAATAGATTTGCTAAATCGAAAGGTAGGAGATTTAACAATTTCAGTTGAGTATTGCCAAAAACTTCTCCCACCAACCTATCTTTGCCCTTGCTTTTACCAACACGACGTTCTCAACCTTTTCAACCTTTGACAACCTGACGGATTAAAAACAAATGGGATTTCATTgcttcaatttgcatttcccttgtgATGTGAGcacttaaaattgtttttaatttacttttttatttcctatGTAAGCTGAGTTATTAGGAAGGGTGTTTGTGAATTCCAGATGTGTGGAGAGGATGGGGACGGAGGTCACTCTCTTCCTGTTGTTGGTTTCTAATTTTATCAAATTAAGATCAGCCGGCATGGCCTGCAtgatttttgctttgctttttggaATTTGATGAGATATGCTTCATGACCTAATACTCGGCCTGATTTTGTAATGTTTTATGTATGCTTAAAATAGTGTGTATTCTTTGTTTATTCGGcataaatttttacaaaaatgagGTTTCATTAATTGGATCACTCAAAATCCTCTGCGTGTTTTTAGTTTTCTTGAACTGCCCATTTCTGGGAAAAGTTTGATTTCCCTTTGggtgtgaattttccagtttttctttgcatttctattAGTTTTTGCTTGAAATAGTTCCATGTACTGTCATGTGCATAAaagtttgtgaatgttttattttcttggtagACCCTTTTAACAATGTGAAACGGTCCTCTTTAttccataaattttttttcttacattgtaTTTCTCTGATATTTATATTGctaaaattgttttccatttgttaagATTTTGCCTGAAACATCTTTTTCTATtactttattttccaatttcctGGATCCCCATTTTCTGCAGAGTTCTTTCCTGGGATCATTTTGGATGGTGGTTTCCACTTCTATCTGCAAATCCAAACTGCCATGCATTTTCTAGCCAGCATTCTTTGTTTTCTAGCACTACTATaatttaaaatgtgtgtgtgcgtgcaaaTGTGTATTTCCTGTCATTCAGGCAGGAGGGAGAGACAACATCACACATTCAGGCACCATCTTGTTCCAATCCACTGCTTTCTTTAGTCCCAgcatccctcccccaccccactccacaaacattccttttctttcttctcaatttGGGTGATTCAAAAATTAAAGGTGTTATGAGCAAGGTGGAGCAGAACAGTTTGTGAATAGGTTTGGTCAGAAAACATCCATTGTAAAGCCCCCTTGCCCTCCATCTCTTTATGGCCTCGAAGTTGATTTCAGGCTGAATTCTACAGCTCGAGTTCCACCAGCATACATTATTCAGTAACATTTTACACAGCTCTATGTTATCATCTTTCTGATCTCATTCCCGGAAAGATCTGTTTAATTTATAAAAGATCCATTTTAGGCAGCGCTGCTAGCAACATCACAACATTGCCATTCCCCTGGGTGATTTACTGACAATACAGATACTCTGTGTCTTCCATGGAAAAGCCTGATTAAAGGCCTTTAACTCATCTATGGGCAAGGCCTGGCACCAAATAACTACACTATAACTCAGTGATTTAGGGCTGTGttgattaagttcatgtgtcaactgggccaggtTGTGGTGTACAGTTGTCTGGTCAGCGGAGtcttggcctgattgttactctgAGGGgatttgtggatttaaatcattagtcagttgtttgcatctatggctgattacatctagtcaacaaaggagactgccttcagcaatgaaatgTCTCAGTCAATCAGCGGATGGACTACTggatttcagtagtcagaaagaagcatgtctctacttcagccagccagcttctcccaggGAATCCACCGAAACCTTCATCGGAATACCCAAATTGCAATCTGCCTTGTGATGGAATTCACACTTGCCACACTCTATGGGCTTGTAAACCAATTCCTATAATCTCATATTTATTATGaggttttgtatatatatatatacataaaatctcttttctgtccctggaaaaccctgactaatacaacagctATTAAATATAGCATTTAGAAtgtaccagttttttttttttaagatttatttatttatttctctccccttcaacccccaccctggttgtctgttctctgtgtctgtttgctgcgtcatctttgcccacttttgttgttgtcagaggcacaggaatctgtgtttctttttgttgcatcatcttgtgtcagctctccatgtgtgcggcaccattcctgggcaggctgcactttctttcgcgctgggcggctctccttacagggtgcactccttgcacgtggggctcccctacgcaggggacactcctgagtggcagggcactccctgcatgcatcagcactgcgcttgggccagcttcacacaggtcaaggaggcccagggattgaactgcggacctcccatgtggtagacagacaccctaaccactggaccaagtccactgcctAGAATGTACCAGTTTTAAAGTCAGAAAACAATTTTGCATAAAGTTTTCTCACTTTATTTGCCTCCTTTATATTTAAAACGTTCTCACCTCattttctatgttttatttttgcacGTCAAATTTGGAGCTTAGTTTCATTTATAGGTCATCAAATTCCCACCATAGCATTTCTGACTAAAAAGAGTTTAGGGTTAATTAACTTAAGCCCATCATATGGTGTTTGAGGGTTTTGCAACTTGCCTAAATTCATACCTTGAGCTTGTGGCAGATCTGGCTGGCTGATCGGCAAACTATGTACACATATGTTCACACtgaaaaaagattgtttgtaatcTCCCTCACTGGCAAACTACTGGAAAACTCCTGGGAAGAAATTAGATGACAAGCATGAATTCCCTCCATTTTGATAGATGAGGGtgttgggggcggggagggggggcggagATTAAACAGCCTCCTCTCTAAAATAATCCACATCAGGAAATGTCAGGTGAACAAAATTATGGTCTGTCCTCCCAGCCTGTGCACTTAAGAGCCTCTGCCACTTCTTGACACTCAACTATCTAAAAGGAGAGACTTCAGGGAATTATTTCATCGTTTAATCACCATAAGAAAGCAAAATAGAGATTCTTTTTATTTGTCAAAGAGTGTCTTCTTGATTTGTGGTGACTTTAAGAAAATAACCAAAGTCTGAGAATCATGTAATCTGTTCTAAATTGGAGAATGATGCACCCATTATTGTGGGTTTAATGAATTGTTGCATTAAATTCCTCccaggaagcaacccaagtgttcatcagcagatgaatggataaacaaaatgtggtaaagaCATTCAAtggaatggaatatttttcagctgtagaaaggaataaagtactgaaACACGCTGTACAACATGGATGACACTTGAAGGCATCGtattgaatgaaacaagccagacacaaaagaagtaTTTTATGGTTTGTCTTCTATGAAATTTGCAGAGACCCAAGAGTAGAACAGTGCTCACCAGGGGTTGAGGGGCAAGAGATGGGGAGTGGGAATGGACAGTAAATGCTAAATGGgtttgagtttctgtttgggatgattcACAAGTCCTGGAAATAGTGATGAAAgctacacaacattgtgaacacacttaaaaacctgttaaaatgattttcatgttatgtatattttgggacagtaaaaataagttaattaaaaagagatggagagagaccGGGAGTGGCCACACagttgggaaataaaaataaacaaaaaaccaaacttCCTCCCAGCTCTttgtttattgtttcctttggTGTGGAATTCCACTTATTTATTAGCCTATCCCCAGCTTCTGGCAAATGGGCCACAGAGCCGGCTCTCAAGCAGCCATTAGAATATGTTTCTGCTCTGGAGAGGATATGTAGAGCTCTCCGCCTCTGCATCATGTATAGTTCTTCAGACTCTAAGGAGTCAAAGTGGCAAATGATGTCCTGCTGACCTGCCGCAGGTGTAAAGCTCTCTTCAAACAGCCACGCCCAATTCATTTACATAATGTTTAAACTGCTTTCACCCCAAGGGCAGAGTTAACTAGAAGGGAGAGGCTGTagggcccacaaagcctaaaatagtGCCTATCTGGACTTCTGTGAAAGTGTTTGCCAATCCTTGCATTCAGAGATATTTACTGCCTTTTATAATCCATGTAAAGTTGATGCACTGTCTGGTTACATGACAAATGCACAGGGACAAGAGTTTATAGGTCAGCAAAGTGCTAGCCCAGTCATAGGGTATAAGGTAGTGTTAGAATTTCACAGGCTTAGCTAACATGCAAATCAGCAAGCATAAATAGTAATGGTCCAAGCCCGCCAGTCAAAAATAAATTCTttgttcctcccccccccccaaaaaataatGGCTTATATTTGTATGGCACTTTAGAGATTATGAAGTGCTTCCTATGTGTTCATCTAATTTGATCTTTCCAATAACCTTAAGAAAAAGGCAGGGAAAGTACAAATTTTCCACGAGGAAGCACATTCAGAGACATTGAATGACATCTCAGGGTTACAAGGAACTCAGATTCAAGCATCCTCATTCTTTTACTTGAGCAGCAAAAAGGATTTCTTTATCTCTGGAAAATGTTTACCTTATTAAAAAAGGGGGGGTAttatcatttgtcttttcatgAGGCATTTAACTTAAAATTAATTCTACTTAGTAATAACACGCGTTATCTTAATGTTCCATTTTTTATATCAGTAAGATAGCGATAAAAATAGACATTTTCTCTAATGGCTTAAAAAGTCAAAATATATGTGAGCCAATAGAGgtataagttaaaaataaaaccttgaaATTTTGAAATCTTAGAATCTACAAGATGGGTGAAGTATATAGCTTTCttggattaataaaataaaaattattggagTAACAGAGAAAAATGTCTtcgtaaaatatgaatatatatgaatTCAGTGAAAAAAGTGAAACTTTGACATTGTGCTCTGTTGTGGGTCAAAGCACGCTGAAGTAAAACTTTCAGGGGGACTAGGAACCTGGAGACGCCAGTTAGGGTTGAACTGTGtaccccccaaaagacatgttcaaactttCACCCCCAGTCCAGGGAGAGTGACCCTCTCTGGAAATAGGACCCTTGCTGATGGAACTAGTTAAGGTACAATGAGGTCCTCCTGGAGTAGGGGGGCCCTAATCCAAGACGATGGTGTcctggagggaaggaagaggagacacagacagacacaggggaCAAGGGATGGCCGAGATGGCAGGGCTGCAGCTGCCAGCCGACGACCGCCAGGGCCAGCCGGCAGACCCGCGGGGAGCCCGCCTACAGGTGTCAGGGAGCACGGACCTCCACCCTCAGAACTGGGAGATGATGCATTTCTGTGGTCCCGAGCCCCCTAGCTGGTCATAGGTTTTTATGGCAGCCCTAGAGACTGTCGGTTACCACCTATTTCTTGTATCGTACAAGAGTCGATGCTCTGTTTGACCAAACAATTTATGAAGGATGGCCAAGTGACCGACGCCGTGTGGGTCAGTCCTGAAGAGCAAACGGAATTGGTACGGGGGCCTCACGAAGGCCCAATTCCCTGTTCTCCTCAGAAGCCCTCCGTGTGCACAGCAGAACCGCTTTGGGGTGCTAGTGCATGACTACGGGAAAAGCAGGCCCAGGGCCAAGATGAACTTACTTCAGCCCCCGCTTGGGGGTCCCACGAGCAGGGCTCCTTCTCCTGCGGGAGAAGCACTCTCTGGAAAGCATGGTCCCCGAGGCAGGTCtgacacaagggaggctcaaagTCCAGTTCCCCTGGCGGGACGGGCACCATGGAGGGGCCTGTGTACTTCAGGCCGGGACTCGAATGCTTGTCCACACTGACCACGGGGCTCTTGATCCACCTTCGTACCTGAATcacacacaagagaagaaaaaaacaaatgtagtCAGCCGCCTTTGATGTTGAACTAGGCTTTGTTGGAAACTTTGGTGGGATGAACACTCACAAAGGGGTACTTCAGTCTCATGACCTCTTGCCTTTCGAGTCTTAACACACTTAATTGGCCAGTGCTGATCAAACCACCTTCTAGGAATATGTATTTTGGAGCAGGTCATTTAATCACCCTGAGTCATCTTTTAGACTCAGGTCACACTATTTGCGCCCAGGGTAAGATTTTGCAATGTTTTTGAATGTAAAAATGCTTTGCCTTGCATCTGGTGGGCATTCAATAGATGATGACTATTTTACTCTAACTCTTACTATTATGATTATGCTGATGGAATGATAGTTTGCCAACTTCTAAGGTGGATGGCTGGTTATTATAAACAGCGAAAAGACAAACGTCATAGCTCAGGACCGGCTGGCGCTAAGTGCATTGACACATTTTTCACTACTGCAAAACCTTGATTATAAAAGCAGTTGTTTCTGGCTCAGAAGTAATCTCAACTTTGTTTTTTCAGTTAAACCTCCCCACTTCTCTTGCTTGCATATAGAGTTGTGGAAAggtacagaaaaaatataaagctGTTCACAAATTAAAGGAGCCGATATTTACACAGCTTTCTAAACGTGTAAGGCAGTTCTAAGTGTTATGACATGCATCAACTTGTTTACTCTCAAGAACACTCTTACAAGTTAGGCGAtgctttttcttccccttttacagaagagaaaacagaggaacagaGAAATGAAGCAACTCTGCCAGGACACAGGACTGGTGTCAGGCAAAGGCAGATGCAGGCACTGACTCCAGAGTC harbors:
- the LOC139440072 gene encoding LOW QUALITY PROTEIN: testis-specific H1 histone-like (The sequence of the model RefSeq protein was modified relative to this genomic sequence to represent the inferred CDS: deleted 1 base in 1 codon), with the protein product MPCWITKKRGLQKTPEIKINGNLNEALAGEAQSQWQRPASGSRAMAEAAGPTGESQSAEVKTQQPAEKGLRAQQRRDPRSVYKVSQLLLPAIASHRGLPLAALKEALGKAGYEVRRKSLRPSGQAAPPEGKGALLLVCGSQAAGSFRVWKVPKPKREPTFEEGSRASRKTPARPRSPRRRRPRRQAARKAGQVWRRSATAHAQAKRARPQTQDQGRPGSREAAAEGSQPRTRAEKRSGSKPKQEKHAEKVVKRTVRKPTDRTSGQRGKTSDPRAACAKAPAKSECSGNATGNS